One window from the genome of bacterium encodes:
- a CDS encoding glycosyltransferase gives MAVQPLSVKLPIYNAERFLAECIRSIQGQTFGDFEVIAVLDGCSDRSEEILMDLKDERFHVIKHETNLGVVTALNEAIALARAPLIARMDADDIMLPERLKKQVEFMTAYPEVAMLGTWFDTINESGSIVKKSFPFPTDHDEIKRAFRRYNVIGGPTMCMRVEPIRAIGGYAAEMPYADDLTLSLQCLAAGYRFANLPEVLLHYRISRGQLMERRREETFRMTNRAYAKYGPLIWGDDAPEYELGAPLHRRIMKKLRRLARGKR, from the coding sequence ATGGCTGTCCAGCCTCTTTCCGTCAAACTCCCCATCTACAATGCCGAGCGATTCCTGGCCGAGTGCATTCGCTCGATTCAAGGGCAGACGTTCGGTGACTTCGAGGTCATCGCCGTGCTCGACGGCTGCAGCGACCGATCTGAAGAGATTCTCATGGATCTCAAGGACGAGCGCTTTCATGTCATCAAGCACGAAACGAATCTGGGAGTCGTCACGGCACTGAACGAGGCGATAGCCCTCGCTCGCGCTCCCCTGATCGCCCGTATGGATGCCGATGATATCATGCTGCCCGAGCGGCTGAAGAAGCAGGTTGAATTCATGACCGCTTATCCCGAAGTGGCGATGCTTGGAACGTGGTTCGATACGATCAACGAGAGCGGTTCGATTGTCAAGAAATCCTTTCCGTTTCCCACCGATCATGATGAGATCAAGCGGGCGTTTCGTCGCTACAATGTGATCGGAGGTCCCACGATGTGCATGCGAGTGGAGCCGATTCGTGCCATCGGGGGCTACGCGGCGGAAATGCCGTATGCGGATGACCTGACGTTGTCGCTGCAATGCCTGGCGGCCGGATACCGTTTCGCCAACCTCCCCGAAGTCCTTTTGCACTATCGGATTTCTCGTGGCCAACTCATGGAGCGGCGACGTGAGGAAACATTCCGAATGACGAATCGGGCCTATGCCAAATACGGCCCGTTGATCTGGGGTGACGATGCTCCCGAATACGAACTGGGTGCGCCCCTCCATCGCCGCATCATGAAAAAACTCCGCCGTCTTGCACGCGGGAAGCGATAG
- a CDS encoding chemotaxis protein CheX, producing the protein MSIEVALIDFPRLQEQIATRLLAQYDVNTHRLGHKEAADRLTMFNLALFFWPDKADLAAERLSALKKNDPTGSVPVVLVTSEMGRVGAQAVLGAEGAVDVLITPLQPHIVSRKLADLLGLGNREDKVRLDVGYINPFVEATVNTLTQMAGMECERTGLDASTNAVAHGHISGTMGLSGVAEGFVSVTFSTDLARTIVCRMLQIETGEESEDDIRDGVGEFMNMVAGAAKAELANTEHAFQLSLPQVILGPHSLGQPRGMPVISIQFTTEGLPFEILVCLVPRKDKK; encoded by the coding sequence TTGACTTTCCCCGGCTGCAAGAGCAGATCGCAACGCGCCTTCTCGCGCAGTATGACGTAAACACCCATCGGCTGGGACACAAAGAAGCGGCGGACCGGTTGACCATGTTCAATCTTGCTCTGTTCTTCTGGCCGGACAAGGCCGATCTGGCGGCAGAACGTCTGAGTGCACTGAAAAAGAATGATCCAACGGGATCCGTTCCGGTGGTGCTGGTGACCAGCGAAATGGGTCGTGTTGGAGCCCAAGCCGTTTTGGGTGCCGAGGGGGCGGTAGACGTATTGATCACTCCCCTTCAGCCGCACATCGTATCCCGTAAACTTGCCGATCTGCTCGGTTTGGGCAACCGGGAAGATAAGGTGCGGCTTGACGTAGGTTATATCAATCCCTTCGTTGAAGCCACCGTCAATACTCTCACACAGATGGCGGGGATGGAGTGCGAACGCACCGGCCTCGATGCCAGCACGAATGCCGTCGCTCACGGCCATATCTCAGGAACCATGGGGCTGTCGGGCGTGGCTGAGGGTTTCGTTTCGGTGACCTTCAGTACGGATCTGGCCCGTACTATCGTCTGCCGGATGTTGCAGATCGAAACGGGTGAGGAGAGCGAAGACGACATCCGCGACGGCGTCGGTGAGTTCATGAACATGGTGGCGGGCGCGGCCAAGGCGGAGCTGGCGAATACCGAGCACGCCTTCCAACTCTCGCTGCCGCAGGTCATCCTCGGGCCGCACTCCCTCGGTCAACCCCGGGGGATGCCGGTCATCAGCATCCAATTCACCACCGAGGGACTGCCCTTCGAGATTCTGGTCTGTCTGGTCCCCCGAAAAGACAAAAAATAG